One genomic region from Stackebrandtia nassauensis DSM 44728 encodes:
- a CDS encoding serine/threonine-protein kinase: MPIVGDYLQRPTYEVLHTIGEGNVGICRLARHDIFDCNVVQKTISLLGIPDGVAREPHLLKEAQHKYLIKVWDAQWEPSPQFKGMEAVTFICDYYPGKSVYDALMDLHVFGLAGAMRICGQMLDALAYLHGDRAYVHRDIKPANILLDESRENAVLADLGSAGKIDPHGGTAPNYGGTPLYLAPEVHARNQVTAKSDLYAIGMVTIEMLAGRFPYEDIARSKVDARLASGKPALPDRYFVLPPYVPPNVKSFIRSLIRVDPSKRPATARAALQKLNGLRYVDWRRTLGTGLVGEWIGSWPPDKVPEKRRIYRVQSSTVKRKGHVEQIKLTAAWRRPAGTWRKVSKLERYVDREDAKALSVFFRDVEDAAHAAPA; encoded by the coding sequence ATGCCTATCGTCGGGGATTACCTTCAACGACCCACCTATGAGGTGCTTCATACTATCGGCGAGGGTAACGTTGGCATATGTCGACTCGCTCGACACGATATTTTCGATTGCAATGTCGTGCAGAAAACAATCTCGCTTCTCGGTATACCCGACGGGGTAGCACGTGAGCCACATCTACTGAAGGAAGCTCAGCACAAGTATCTGATCAAGGTATGGGATGCCCAATGGGAGCCATCTCCGCAGTTTAAGGGGATGGAAGCCGTGACCTTTATCTGTGATTACTACCCAGGTAAGAGTGTGTACGACGCACTCATGGACCTCCACGTCTTCGGCCTGGCTGGTGCAATGAGAATCTGTGGCCAAATGCTGGATGCCTTGGCATATTTGCACGGAGACCGAGCGTATGTTCACCGAGATATTAAGCCTGCCAATATCCTTCTCGATGAGTCACGCGAAAACGCTGTTCTCGCTGACCTTGGCTCGGCTGGCAAGATCGATCCACACGGTGGCACAGCTCCAAACTACGGCGGTACGCCGCTATACCTCGCACCGGAAGTCCATGCTCGAAACCAGGTCACCGCTAAGTCTGACCTTTACGCAATTGGCATGGTTACGATCGAAATGCTCGCCGGCAGATTTCCATACGAGGACATCGCGCGGTCCAAGGTCGATGCTCGCTTGGCCTCAGGGAAACCTGCTTTGCCTGACCGATATTTTGTACTTCCGCCGTACGTCCCACCCAATGTGAAAAGCTTCATCAGATCTCTAATCCGAGTCGACCCGTCAAAGCGACCAGCGACGGCACGAGCTGCTCTCCAAAAGCTCAATGGATTGCGATACGTGGATTGGCGACGAACGTTGGGCACGGGGCTAGTCGGTGAATGGATTGGAAGTTGGCCACCTGACAAGGTTCCTGAAAAGCGCAGAATCTACCGAGTTCAATCCTCCACGGTGAAGCGCAAAGGACACGTTGAGCAGATCAAACTCACTGCTGCTTGGCGGAGACCGGCTGGCACTTGGCGGAAGGTCTCCAAACTAGAACGTTATGTAGATCGGGAAGACGCTAAAGCGCTGTCCGTATTCTTCAGAGACGTCGAGGACGCTGCCCACGCTGCACCAGCATGA
- a CDS encoding serine/threonine protein kinase yields the protein MAGLDLVCGPAEPLVESGHSYKLMERLGSGGQAEVYKAVRQSGGVSSAPVTLKVFRPSGDRPIDAQYRSWDKGDAVLMDLGSRNVPGICRRIDAFYGAPPRQTGAPLADHQVPYQVLEYLPGQDLRELLVNRNRGPIDAVGVLRTIAGVLNAMHRPGSPDIHPSLHMDIKPANVIVLPSGEARVIDFTGSRYSAPSHMTTISYTPESAGPEAREGRVGPSYDVHGFGAVAFYLVTGVQPRSDSPQAPTADANGWANLRRHPVVESDPRLREHLLAPLSDQPRDRPPTSDLFRWIDYLAELMRASRAPGLGVDWGGVAADSTVRVPTQAHAAPASAPIPAVAPTAPIPTTRRLGVDRDRDRTKVASAPVSPPAPTSPAAPPPPSGRFGRGTATPTHRPHDEPDTQISGPTHHDEDQPPPPPPRPWFGREGKLGALSSGGELSMVGLLFFFVCWGIWALSNLRENFLGHILVLLLWIVLGIAVFAAARAIGTLLLVRWLGRTRESARLSHLASGAFLVYAGIYLLGQVTWITSTLEWISNLF from the coding sequence ATGGCCGGGTTGGACCTAGTCTGTGGTCCGGCTGAGCCGCTGGTGGAGTCGGGGCACAGTTACAAGCTGATGGAACGGCTCGGCTCCGGGGGACAAGCGGAGGTTTACAAGGCGGTCAGGCAGTCCGGCGGCGTCTCGTCGGCACCCGTCACCCTCAAGGTCTTCCGCCCCAGCGGCGACCGCCCCATCGACGCCCAATACCGGTCCTGGGACAAGGGCGACGCGGTCCTGATGGACCTGGGCAGCCGCAACGTGCCCGGCATCTGCCGCCGCATCGACGCCTTCTACGGCGCGCCCCCGCGCCAGACCGGCGCCCCGCTGGCCGACCACCAGGTCCCCTACCAGGTACTCGAATACCTGCCCGGCCAGGACCTGCGCGAACTGCTGGTCAACCGCAACCGCGGCCCCATCGACGCCGTCGGCGTGCTGCGCACCATCGCGGGCGTCCTCAACGCGATGCACCGTCCGGGCTCCCCGGACATCCACCCCAGCCTTCACATGGACATCAAGCCCGCCAACGTGATCGTCCTGCCCTCGGGCGAGGCCCGGGTCATCGACTTCACCGGCTCCCGCTACTCGGCGCCGTCCCACATGACCACCATCTCCTACACCCCCGAATCGGCCGGGCCCGAAGCCCGCGAGGGCCGGGTCGGCCCCTCCTACGACGTCCACGGCTTCGGCGCCGTCGCCTTCTACCTGGTCACCGGCGTCCAACCCCGCAGCGACTCCCCGCAGGCACCCACCGCCGACGCCAACGGCTGGGCCAACCTGCGCCGCCACCCGGTCGTCGAGTCAGACCCCCGGCTGCGCGAACACCTGCTGGCCCCCCTGTCCGACCAACCCCGCGACCGCCCCCCGACATCGGACCTGTTCCGCTGGATCGACTACCTGGCCGAACTCATGCGCGCCTCCCGCGCCCCCGGTCTGGGCGTCGACTGGGGCGGCGTGGCCGCCGACTCCACCGTCCGGGTCCCCACCCAAGCGCACGCGGCCCCGGCCTCGGCACCCATCCCCGCCGTGGCCCCCACCGCGCCCATCCCCACAACTCGCCGCCTGGGCGTCGACCGGGACCGCGACCGCACCAAGGTCGCCAGCGCCCCGGTCTCACCCCCAGCGCCAACCTCCCCGGCAGCCCCACCCCCGCCCTCGGGCAGGTTCGGCCGGGGCACTGCCACCCCCACCCACCGTCCCCACGACGAACCCGACACCCAAATCTCGGGACCCACCCACCACGACGAAGACCAACCCCCGCCACCCCCACCCCGCCCATGGTTCGGCCGCGAAGGCAAACTGGGCGCCCTCTCCTCGGGCGGCGAACTCTCCATGGTCGGTCTGTTGTTCTTCTTCGTCTGCTGGGGAATCTGGGCCCTGTCCAACCTGCGCGAGAACTTCCTGGGCCACATCCTCGTACTCCTATTGTGGATCGTCCTGGGAATCGCGGTCTTCGCGGCGGCCCGAGCGATCGGCACCCTCCTGCTGGTCCGCTGGCTGGGCCGCACCCGAGAATCCGCCCGCCTATCCCACCTCGCCAGCGGCGCGTTCCTCGTCTATGCGGGCATCTACCTACTGGGCCAAGTCACCTGGATCACCAGCACCCTGGAGTGGATTTCGAACCTCTTCTAA
- a CDS encoding ribose-5-phosphate isomerase produces the protein MRVYIGSDHAGFELKTALVKHLTGVGHEVVDVGPHAFDAEDDYPPFCLNTAARVVADPGSLGIVLGGSGNGEQIAANKVAGARAALAWKPEIAKLAREHNDANLVSIGARMHSTDEAIAIVDEFLSVRFSGAERHARRISQLDDYERTRQLPPLV, from the coding sequence ATGCGGGTATACATCGGCAGCGACCACGCCGGATTCGAGCTCAAAACCGCCCTGGTGAAGCACCTGACCGGTGTCGGGCACGAGGTCGTCGACGTCGGCCCCCACGCCTTCGACGCCGAGGACGACTATCCGCCGTTCTGCCTGAACACCGCGGCGCGCGTCGTCGCCGACCCGGGCAGCCTCGGCATCGTCCTTGGCGGTTCGGGCAACGGCGAACAGATCGCCGCCAACAAGGTCGCCGGTGCCCGCGCCGCGCTGGCCTGGAAACCGGAGATCGCGAAGCTGGCGCGCGAACACAACGACGCCAACCTCGTGTCCATCGGGGCCCGGATGCACTCCACCGACGAAGCGATCGCCATTGTGGACGAGTTCCTGTCGGTGCGGTTCTCGGGCGCCGAGCGCCACGCGCGCCGCATCTCACAGCTGGACGACTACGAGCGGACCCGCCAACTGCCGCCACTGGTGTGA
- a CDS encoding DUF1015 family protein → MTAAHPIENAWLSTGGTGAQNYDEYADESRITEIVAAKPTSMLAVEMPDRTPEAVAAGMSFTDCLPAAAERLEALQQTGRFARAGQVVVAYRISGEDRCAYGLFCMVDTDEISTSAEEPGRVIRNEDVFIEKVRQRAALNAQLRHLLSPVLLVQHGKSEELQAALADACVGEPAVTDVDEAGRRHEIWPVAPGPKQDLLCELAGGGDLIVADGNHRSLAAQVGELPRFLAVVTTPESVTIQPYHRLLVSAPLTGEALLDALRERGAEVTAVPGPLSTPDGVVHLYLNETVYAVRLPAVEGSIVERLDHARVESVLFNDILGMDAGDKRITYVGGDYPPSWLAEQVDSGSAVAAILIAAVTVEDFISVNLARLKLPRKSTWFTPKARAGLVLADLR, encoded by the coding sequence GTGACCGCAGCGCATCCAATAGAAAACGCCTGGCTGTCGACGGGTGGCACCGGCGCCCAAAACTACGACGAATACGCCGACGAATCCAGGATCACTGAAATAGTCGCGGCGAAGCCGACATCGATGCTGGCAGTGGAGATGCCCGACCGCACTCCCGAGGCGGTGGCGGCGGGGATGAGCTTCACCGACTGCCTGCCCGCGGCCGCCGAACGGCTGGAGGCCCTGCAGCAGACGGGCCGGTTCGCGCGCGCCGGGCAGGTCGTGGTGGCCTACCGCATCAGCGGCGAGGACCGATGCGCCTACGGCCTGTTTTGCATGGTCGACACCGACGAGATCTCCACCTCGGCCGAGGAACCCGGCCGGGTGATCCGCAACGAGGACGTCTTCATCGAGAAGGTCCGGCAGCGCGCGGCGCTCAACGCCCAGCTGCGGCACCTGCTGTCGCCGGTGCTGCTGGTGCAGCACGGCAAGTCCGAGGAACTCCAGGCCGCGCTGGCCGACGCCTGCGTCGGCGAACCCGCCGTGACCGATGTGGACGAGGCCGGGCGGCGGCACGAGATCTGGCCGGTGGCCCCGGGTCCGAAACAGGACCTGCTGTGCGAGCTGGCCGGGGGAGGCGACCTCATCGTCGCCGACGGCAACCACCGCTCGCTGGCCGCGCAGGTCGGCGAACTGCCGCGCTTCCTCGCCGTGGTGACCACCCCGGAGTCGGTCACGATCCAGCCGTACCACCGGCTGCTGGTGTCGGCCCCGCTGACCGGCGAGGCGCTGCTGGACGCGCTGCGCGAGCGCGGCGCCGAGGTCACCGCCGTGCCGGGCCCGCTGTCGACCCCCGACGGGGTCGTGCACCTGTACCTGAACGAAACGGTCTACGCCGTCCGGCTGCCCGCCGTCGAAGGCTCCATTGTCGAGCGACTCGACCACGCGCGGGTGGAGTCGGTGCTGTTCAACGACATCCTCGGCATGGACGCGGGCGACAAGCGAATCACCTATGTGGGCGGTGACTACCCGCCGTCGTGGCTGGCCGAGCAGGTCGACTCCGGCTCGGCGGTCGCCGCGATCCTGATCGCCGCGGTCACCGTCGAGGACTTCATCTCGGTGAACCTGGCCCGGCTGAAACTGCCCCGCAAGTCGACCTGGTTCACGCCCAAGGCCCGAGCCGGGCTGGTGCTGGCCGACCTGCGATGA
- the pepN gene encoding aminopeptidase N produces the protein MAETHILTQTDASQRARLLRVDSYDVAVDLTGSDTTFVSTSTVRFSCTEPGASTFIEIAAEAVTAAQLNGTDVDLSEYSAENGLKLPSLAADNELVVTARCRYSSSGQGLHRMTDPVDKQTYLYSQFEVSDAQQMFACFDQPDLKARFTFRVTLPEHWRAISNMPVDSETTSGETKTVHFEQSPPMSTYVTALCAGPYHEVTDSHDGIGLGLYCRESMKEYLDAEGVFEITKQGFDHFHSAFGVRYPLPKYDQVFAPEYNMGAMENFGCITIAEASFLFRSQVTEYELEQRANVILHEMAHMWFGDLVTMRWWDDLWLNESFAEWASHWANVEATKYSGAWTTFLTVRKNWGYRQDQLPTTHPVYTPMPDVEAVATNFDGITYAKGASILKQLVAYVGIEPFKQGLRQYFEKHQWGNAAFSDLLGCLEASSGRELREFADTWLASAGVSTLSPELQVGPDGTYTSVAIRQEVVAEHPTLRTHRIGVGLYDLDDGVLRRRRRIELDVSGERTEVAELVGEKQPDVLLVNDDDLTYCKTRLDERSMATVVEHIAGFTDSLPRALTWAAAWDMLRDGEMAARDFVRLGVVGLPHERDINVVSMIQRQLGAALVYADPAVTPSLRADLAATAMRAVEDAEPGGDMQRSWAKAYAGFTRGDEGIARLKGWLAGQGVPSGLAVDTDLRWHLLTCLAGLGAASAEDINEELKRDNTADGERLSLIAHASLPTVEAKAETWRRITEDAGLANYARRSLMLGFAHPDQLDLIRPYVSKFLDSVAPMWQRLSTQEAIEYISFAFPRLVVEQDTLDATDAWLANGGDGAEEAAMRRGVLEGRDDIARALRARAKDAQAG, from the coding sequence GTGGCGGAGACCCACATACTCACTCAAACCGACGCGAGCCAGCGCGCACGTCTGCTGCGCGTCGACTCCTATGACGTCGCTGTGGACCTGACCGGCTCGGACACCACGTTCGTGTCCACCTCGACGGTGCGGTTCTCGTGCACCGAGCCCGGAGCGTCCACGTTCATCGAGATCGCCGCCGAGGCCGTGACGGCGGCGCAGCTCAACGGAACCGACGTCGACCTGTCGGAGTACTCGGCGGAGAATGGCCTCAAGCTGCCATCCCTGGCCGCCGACAACGAGCTCGTGGTCACCGCGCGCTGCCGTTACTCCTCCAGCGGTCAGGGTCTGCACCGGATGACCGACCCCGTCGACAAGCAGACCTACCTGTACTCGCAGTTCGAGGTCTCGGACGCGCAGCAGATGTTCGCGTGTTTCGACCAGCCCGACCTCAAGGCGCGCTTCACCTTCCGGGTGACGCTGCCCGAGCACTGGCGGGCCATCTCCAACATGCCCGTGGACTCCGAGACGACCTCGGGTGAGACCAAGACGGTCCACTTCGAGCAGTCGCCGCCGATGAGCACCTACGTCACCGCGCTGTGCGCCGGGCCGTACCACGAGGTGACCGACAGCCACGACGGCATCGGACTCGGCCTGTACTGCCGGGAGTCCATGAAGGAATACCTGGACGCCGAGGGCGTCTTCGAGATCACCAAGCAGGGTTTCGACCACTTCCACTCGGCCTTCGGCGTGCGGTACCCGCTGCCGAAGTACGACCAGGTCTTCGCGCCGGAGTACAACATGGGCGCGATGGAGAACTTCGGCTGCATCACCATCGCCGAGGCGTCGTTCCTGTTCCGGTCCCAGGTGACCGAGTACGAACTGGAGCAGCGCGCCAACGTCATCCTGCACGAGATGGCGCACATGTGGTTCGGCGACCTGGTCACGATGCGCTGGTGGGACGACCTGTGGCTCAACGAGTCCTTCGCCGAGTGGGCCTCCCACTGGGCCAATGTGGAGGCCACGAAGTACTCCGGTGCCTGGACGACGTTCCTCACCGTCCGCAAGAACTGGGGTTACCGCCAGGACCAGCTGCCCACCACCCACCCGGTCTACACACCGATGCCCGATGTGGAGGCCGTGGCGACGAACTTCGACGGCATCACCTACGCCAAGGGCGCCAGCATTCTCAAGCAGCTGGTGGCCTATGTGGGCATCGAGCCGTTCAAGCAGGGCCTGCGGCAGTACTTCGAGAAGCACCAGTGGGGCAACGCGGCGTTCTCCGACCTGCTGGGCTGCCTGGAGGCGTCCTCGGGCCGCGAGCTGCGCGAGTTCGCCGACACCTGGCTGGCCAGCGCCGGAGTGTCCACACTGTCGCCCGAGTTGCAGGTGGGCCCGGACGGCACCTACACCTCGGTCGCGATCCGCCAGGAGGTCGTCGCCGAGCACCCGACACTGCGCACCCACCGCATCGGCGTCGGCCTGTACGACCTGGACGACGGTGTGCTGCGGCGCCGCCGCCGGATCGAACTGGACGTCAGCGGCGAGCGCACCGAGGTGGCCGAGCTCGTCGGCGAGAAGCAGCCGGACGTGCTGCTGGTCAACGACGACGACCTCACCTACTGCAAGACCCGGCTGGACGAACGCTCCATGGCCACCGTCGTGGAACACATCGCGGGCTTCACCGACTCGCTGCCGCGGGCGCTGACCTGGGCCGCGGCCTGGGACATGCTGCGCGACGGCGAGATGGCCGCCCGCGACTTCGTGCGGCTGGGCGTCGTGGGTCTGCCGCACGAGCGCGACATCAACGTGGTCAGCATGATCCAGCGTCAGCTGGGCGCCGCGCTGGTGTACGCCGACCCGGCGGTGACGCCGAGTCTGCGCGCCGACCTGGCGGCCACCGCGATGCGGGCCGTCGAGGACGCCGAACCCGGTGGCGACATGCAGCGCTCCTGGGCCAAGGCGTACGCCGGTTTCACCCGTGGCGACGAGGGAATCGCGCGGCTCAAGGGCTGGCTGGCCGGACAGGGTGTCCCGTCCGGGCTGGCGGTGGACACCGACCTGCGCTGGCACCTGCTGACCTGCCTGGCCGGGCTCGGCGCCGCGAGCGCCGAGGACATCAACGAAGAGCTCAAGCGCGACAACACCGCCGACGGTGAACGGCTATCGCTGATCGCGCACGCTTCGCTGCCCACGGTCGAGGCCAAGGCCGAGACCTGGCGGCGCATCACCGAGGACGCGGGACTGGCGAACTACGCCAGGCGCTCGCTCATGCTGGGCTTCGCGCACCCGGATCAGCTCGACCTGATCCGGCCGTACGTGTCGAAGTTCCTGGACTCGGTGGCGCCGATGTGGCAGCGACTGTCCACGCAGGAAGCGATCGAGTACATCTCGTTCGCGTTCCCGCGTCTCGTCGTCGAACAGGACACACTGGACGCGACGGACGCGTGGCTGGCCAACGGCGGCGACGGTGCCGAGGAGGCCGCGATGCGTCGCGGTGTCCTGGAGGGACGCGACGACATCGCCCGCGCCCTGCGGGCCCGCGCCAAGGACGCCCAGGCGGGCTGA
- a CDS encoding erythromycin esterase family protein — protein MSLIKVSRRGVLGLTVLAATGAAAAIAAPAWATTSSSEEVAEWIDRKARPLRTTDPGADLDDLRALRHVVDGATVAGLGEASHGSRELFRVKHRMTRFLVERMGFRTLAFEQDFAWGTLIDHYVVTGEGDPRELVSGMSSPLWATEEILELITWMRSYNEEHRDKVRFLGADLLTLHQLSFDKVIAYVEQVAPERLDEVQAELKPLRLRGEYYEHFQWYDGLDADEKQRLIEHARELVKLLEALPDTSDYMDGEFARQHARAILGWYEYYVSGEALRPNRERFIADAVRWWKRLHGGRIAYWAANVHTGAAKEVTFRMPGDTSNGSWAGHHLRQYFGRRYVSIGTAFHEGSITSGWAPPAPYRVDAPPKQLLEAVLGASVHADYLLDLRASAPRPVREWLAGPARLRMIHPSYTTPGDGSDHTMSVDSLTDLFDAIVHIRTTTPSRLLR, from the coding sequence ATGTCACTGATCAAGGTCTCGCGTCGCGGCGTCCTGGGACTCACGGTTCTCGCCGCCACCGGTGCCGCAGCGGCGATCGCCGCCCCGGCGTGGGCCACCACCTCGTCGTCCGAAGAGGTCGCCGAATGGATCGACCGCAAGGCCAGACCCCTGCGGACCACCGATCCCGGCGCCGACCTGGACGACCTGCGGGCGTTGCGGCACGTCGTCGACGGCGCGACCGTCGCGGGGCTGGGCGAGGCCAGCCACGGCAGCCGCGAGCTGTTCCGTGTCAAGCACCGGATGACGCGGTTCCTGGTGGAGCGCATGGGTTTTCGCACCCTCGCGTTCGAGCAGGACTTCGCGTGGGGAACGCTGATCGACCACTATGTCGTCACCGGGGAGGGTGACCCGCGCGAACTGGTGTCGGGCATGTCCTCGCCGCTGTGGGCGACCGAGGAGATCCTCGAACTCATCACCTGGATGCGTTCCTACAACGAGGAACACCGGGACAAGGTGCGTTTCCTCGGCGCCGACCTGCTCACCCTGCACCAGCTGAGCTTCGACAAGGTGATCGCGTACGTCGAGCAGGTCGCACCCGAACGGCTCGACGAGGTCCAGGCCGAGCTCAAGCCGCTGCGACTGCGCGGCGAGTACTACGAGCACTTCCAGTGGTACGACGGGCTCGACGCCGACGAGAAGCAGCGGCTCATCGAGCACGCCCGCGAGCTGGTGAAGCTGCTGGAAGCGCTGCCCGACACCTCCGACTACATGGACGGCGAGTTCGCCCGACAGCACGCCCGCGCGATCCTCGGCTGGTACGAGTACTACGTCAGCGGCGAGGCGTTGCGCCCCAACCGGGAGCGGTTCATCGCCGATGCGGTGCGGTGGTGGAAGCGGCTGCACGGCGGCCGGATCGCCTACTGGGCCGCCAACGTCCACACCGGAGCCGCGAAGGAGGTGACGTTCCGGATGCCCGGCGACACGTCGAACGGTTCCTGGGCGGGTCACCACCTGCGGCAGTACTTCGGACGGCGGTACGTCTCCATCGGCACCGCGTTCCACGAGGGGTCCATCACCTCCGGTTGGGCACCACCGGCGCCGTATCGCGTCGACGCGCCGCCCAAGCAGCTGCTGGAGGCCGTCCTCGGTGCGTCCGTGCATGCCGACTACCTGCTGGACCTGCGTGCCTCCGCGCCGCGACCGGTGCGGGAGTGGCTGGCCGGACCGGCACGGCTGCGCATGATCCACCCGTCGTACACCACGCCGGGCGACGGCTCCGACCACACGATGTCGGTCGACTCGCTCACCGACCTGTTCGACGCGATCGTCCACATCCGCACCACCACCCCGAGCAGGTTGCTGCGGTGA
- a CDS encoding DUF1697 domain-containing protein — translation MATYVALLRGINVGGHNKLPMAELRDLFATLGHPGARTYIQSGNVVFDAEAEASDLERDIAAGIADRFGYTVAVMVRSREQLDAVLAAHPFGGRDLDPAKVAVVFLSATVDAVTVPEGYPEEAVSVGRELFIHYPDGMGKSKLDRSGFWKQLGDTKTTVRNWRTVTKLREMMDG, via the coding sequence ATGGCGACTTACGTGGCACTGCTGCGCGGTATCAACGTCGGCGGGCACAACAAACTCCCGATGGCGGAGCTGCGCGACCTGTTCGCGACGCTGGGCCACCCCGGCGCCCGCACTTACATCCAGTCGGGCAACGTCGTCTTCGACGCCGAAGCCGAGGCCAGCGACCTGGAACGCGACATCGCCGCGGGCATCGCCGACCGCTTCGGGTACACCGTCGCGGTCATGGTCCGCAGCCGCGAACAACTGGACGCGGTGCTGGCCGCGCATCCGTTCGGCGGCCGCGACCTCGATCCGGCGAAGGTGGCGGTCGTGTTCCTGTCCGCGACGGTCGACGCGGTGACCGTCCCCGAGGGCTATCCCGAGGAGGCGGTGTCGGTGGGCCGGGAGCTGTTCATCCACTACCCCGACGGCATGGGCAAGTCCAAACTCGACCGTTCCGGGTTCTGGAAACAGCTCGGCGACACCAAGACCACGGTTCGCAACTGGCGCACCGTCACCAAGCTGCGGGAGATGATGGACGGCTAG
- a CDS encoding type II toxin-antitoxin system VapC family toxin produces the protein MIVIADTSGILVAIDAAHELHDRGRRVFAHAETVLVTPMVLAEVDYLLTSRFGVQTALDFLDEINDGACVVYDVVDGDLRAARELMAQYFDLAIGLTDAMNVVAADRWHTDRILTLDERHFRTVAPIHPELDAFTLLPVDG, from the coding sequence GTGATCGTGATCGCCGACACTTCCGGCATCCTCGTCGCCATCGACGCCGCCCACGAACTGCACGATCGAGGTCGGAGAGTCTTCGCGCACGCCGAGACAGTCCTCGTGACGCCTATGGTGCTTGCGGAGGTCGACTATTTGTTGACCAGTCGATTCGGTGTTCAAACCGCGCTGGACTTTCTTGACGAGATCAACGACGGCGCGTGCGTTGTCTACGACGTGGTTGATGGAGACCTGCGTGCCGCGCGTGAGTTGATGGCCCAATACTTTGACCTGGCGATTGGACTGACTGACGCGATGAATGTCGTGGCTGCGGATCGTTGGCATACCGATCGCATATTGACCCTTGATGAGCGCCATTTTCGAACGGTGGCGCCTATTCACCCGGAACTGGACGCGTTCACGCTGCTACCCGTCGACGGATAA
- a CDS encoding ribbon-helix-helix domain-containing protein: MKRTTVYLPEADAQLLKQVARRTGKSEAQLIREGVAHVLQAAPTRARGLRMVVNSGDPQWANRVDGELASGFGADGLSQ, encoded by the coding sequence ATGAAGCGAACAACGGTGTACCTGCCGGAAGCGGATGCCCAGCTGCTGAAACAGGTGGCACGCCGCACCGGAAAATCAGAGGCGCAATTGATTCGTGAAGGTGTCGCTCATGTCCTTCAAGCCGCGCCCACTCGTGCACGCGGCTTGCGTATGGTCGTCAACAGCGGGGATCCTCAATGGGCGAATCGCGTGGATGGCGAATTGGCAAGTGGATTCGGTGCGGACGGCCTTTCGCAGTGA
- a CDS encoding histidine triad nucleotide-binding protein: MSDCLFCRIVEREIPSTVVAESEDLLAFRDIDPKAPTHVLVIPKAHYANAVELATADPALAGNLLAMAGQIAEAEGVAADGYRLLFNTGKNGGQEVFHVHLHLFGGRPLGPMLAG; the protein is encoded by the coding sequence ATGAGCGACTGTCTGTTCTGCCGCATCGTCGAACGCGAGATTCCGTCCACTGTGGTGGCCGAGTCGGAGGACCTGCTGGCGTTTCGCGACATCGATCCCAAGGCGCCGACCCACGTGCTCGTGATCCCCAAGGCCCACTACGCCAACGCCGTCGAACTGGCCACCGCCGATCCGGCACTGGCCGGGAACCTGCTGGCGATGGCCGGTCAGATCGCTGAGGCCGAGGGCGTAGCCGCCGACGGGTACCGGCTGCTGTTCAACACCGGCAAGAACGGTGGTCAGGAGGTCTTCCACGTCCATCTGCACCTGTTCGGCGGCCGTCCGCTGGGGCCGATGTTGGCCGGTTGA